The genomic DNA CGACCTGTCGATCGGCACCTTCGTCGGCTTTGTCGGCTGCGTCACCGCGACGTGGCTGCGCGACGCGCCGCTCATCGGCATCGCGGTGCTTCTGGGATCGATCGGCGTCTACGCGCTGCTCGGCGCGCTGATCCATTTGCGCAACCTGCCTTCGATCGTGGTGACGCTCGGCATGAGCTTCGTCTGGCAGGGGCTCGCCATCCTCATCCTGCCGAAGCCCGGCGGCAAGGCGCCGGACTGGCTGCTGGCGATCCTGGCGTTCAAGCCGCCCTACATACCGTTCCCGATCCTTGCGGCGCTGCTGATTGCGGCGGTCGTGCATTTCGGCCTGATGCGCACCTCCTATGGCGTCATCTTGCGCGGCTCCGGCGGCAATGCCGCGGCGCTGAGGCGCGCCGGATGGTCGCTGCTCAGGACCAAGATCGGGCTGTTCGCGCTGACCGGGCTGTTCGGCGTGCTCTCCGGCATGGCGCTGATCGGCATCACCACCTCGGCCGACGCCAATATCGGCAACGGCTACACGCTGCTTTCGATCGCCGGCGTCATTCTGGGCGGCGGCGAATTCGTCGGCGGCCGGGTGTCGCCGATCGGCGCGGTCCTCGGCGCGCTGACGCTGGCTTTGGCCGCCTCGCCGCTGCTCACCTTCATGCATATCCCGCCCGACTGGCAGGTCGCCGCCAATGGCGCAATCCTGATCATCGTGCTGGCGGCGCGGGTGCTGATCAGCCGCAGGGAGAGGTGAGAAGATGGCCTCTGTGCGGATGCTGCTCGAAAAACCCTGGCTCTGGTCCTTCGTGGGCGCTCTCTTCGTATGGCTGGCGACGGTTGCCTTCACCGGCGGCTACGGCGCCGGCGGCATGGTCACGGCAGCACTTTCGCTGGCCGTCTTCACCGTCATCGTCGGCGTCGGCCAGATGTTCGTGATCACGCTGGGACCAGGCAATGTCGACCTGTCGCTGCCGGCCAATATCGGGCTGGCCAGCGCGGTGGCGATGAAGGTGATGGGCGGCAGCGACTCCATGATCATCGTGGGACTGCTTGCGGCGCTTGCCTGCGGGGCGGCCATCGGCATCATCAACTACCTGCTGATCTGGGCGCTGCGCATCCCGCCGATCATCGCCACGCTGTCGGCGAGCTTCATCATCCAGTCGGTCGACATCAGCTATGGCCGCGGCCTGCAGATCAAGCCGCCGCCGGGCTTCGCCGATTTCACCAACTGGCAGGTCCTCGGCATCCCGGTGCTGGCGATGCTGACGGTGGTCTTCACCGTCGGCGCGGCGCTGGCGCTGCAGCGCATGATCTATGGCCGCTCGGTGCTGGCGATCGGGCAGAACATCCGCGCCGCCTGGCTCGCCGGCGTCAATGTCGGGCGAATCCGCTTCCTTACCTATACGCTGTGCGGCGCGCTCGGCGGCATCGACGGGGCGCTGCTCGCCGGCTATTTCCGCGGCGCCAATGTCGATATCGGCAACGAGTATCTGCTCGCCTCGATCGCGGTCGTGGTCATCGGCGGCACCTCGGTCGCCGGCGGCAAGGCCAACGTGCCCGGCGTCTGGGGCGCTGGCCTGTTCCTGGTGCTGTTGCTCACCATGCTCAACACATTCGGCGTCAGCGCCGGCGTGCGGCTGGTGCTGACCGGGCTGATCATCGTCGGGGTGATCACGGCAGCGGGTGGGGAGAAGGCCGTGCGATAGTCGCGTTGGCGCAGGGCTGCGAGAGGTTGGCGGGACAGCCCTCTGGCCTGCCGGCTTTCGTCGCTCGGAAAGCCAAGCAATTGGCTTTCCGTCCGCTGCGCGGACCGCTCCTCAACCGCCGCAAGAGGGGGGATTGGACGTCGCTTTGGCTTTCGCCAATCTCAAACATCGCAGGAATGAGCGGAGCGCTCAAGCTTCCGATCTCCCCCCTTGCGGGCCTTGCGGGGGAGATGCCCGGCAGGGCAGAGGGGGGTGTGAAGGAACGCAACGCTTCCGGCTAAGCTTTCCGACAAGCATTGTGCCAGCACGGCATCCGGTTTCAATTCGCGACGCGGCGTAATAAACCCGTCCTGGTCGCAGCCGGGTCTCGGGAGGTTCCGCTTGTCCAATTTCGTCGACGTCGCGAACGAGAACGGCGTGGCGGTGGTCATAATCGACAATCCACCGGTCAATGCGCTGAGTTTTCATGTCCGCAAGCCGCTCCATGCGGCGCTCGCCGCGCTGCGTGACGATCCTGCCGCCAGGGCCATCGTCATCGCCTGCGCCGGGCGCACCTTTGTCGCCGGCGCCGACATCACCGAATTCGGCAAGCCGGTCGAGCAGCCGGAGCTGCGCGCCATCATCGCCTTGCTGGAAACCATCGCCAAGCCGACCGTCGCCGCCATCCACGGCACGGCGCTGGGAGGCGGGCTGGAACTGGCGCTCGGCTGCCATTTCCGCATTGCCGATCAAGGCGCAAAGCTCGGCCTGCCGGAAGTGAAGCTCGGCCTGCTGCCGGGCGGCGGCGGCACGGTGCGCCTGCCGCGCCTGGTGGGTGCCGCGAAAGCGCTCGGCATGATCGTTTCGGGCACGCCGATTTCGGCCGGTGAAGCCAAGGCGGCGGGTCTTGTCGACGCGGTGTTTGATGGCGATCTGTTGGCAGAAGCAATTCGTTTCGCTAGCGAAATGGCTGACCGAGGCGGAGCGTTCATCGCTGTCCGAGACCGCAACGACCGTCTGGCTGAAGCCGATCTTGCCGCTTTCGACGCCCGGGCGGCTGAACTCGCCAAGAAAGCGCGCGGGCTCGAGGCGCCGCTTGCCTGCACCGAGGCCGTGCGCAACGCGATCACCTTGCCTTTCGACGAAGCTCTGGCTGCCGAGCGCCAGCTCTTCCTGCAACTCGTTTCCGGCGACCAGTCGCGGGCGCAGCGGCATCTGTTCTTCGCCGAGCGCGAGGCCGCGAAGGTGCCGGGCAAGGATCTGCAGCGACGCAATATTGCCCGCGTCGGCATCATCGGCGCCGGCACGATGGGCGGTGGCATCGCCATGGCCTTCGTCAATGGCGGTTTCCCGGTGACCTTGCTGGAGACGAGCGAGGAAGCGCTGCAACGTGGGCTGACGACGATCGACAAGAACTATGCCGTCTCGGTCAGCCGTGGCTCGCTGACGGAGGAGGCGAAACAGCAGCGTCTCGGCCTGTTCAAGGGCAGCACCGACTATGCCGACCTTGCCGATTGCGACCTGATCATCGAGGCCGTGTTCGAGGACATGGCGGTGAAGAGGGAGGTGTTCGGCCGGCTCGACGCAGTCGCCGGGCCCGGCGCCATCCTCGCCACCAACACCTCCTATCTCGACGTCAACGCAATC from Mesorhizobium sp. M1E.F.Ca.ET.045.02.1.1 includes the following:
- a CDS encoding 3-hydroxyacyl-CoA dehydrogenase NAD-binding domain-containing protein, with protein sequence MSNFVDVANENGVAVVIIDNPPVNALSFHVRKPLHAALAALRDDPAARAIVIACAGRTFVAGADITEFGKPVEQPELRAIIALLETIAKPTVAAIHGTALGGGLELALGCHFRIADQGAKLGLPEVKLGLLPGGGGTVRLPRLVGAAKALGMIVSGTPISAGEAKAAGLVDAVFDGDLLAEAIRFASEMADRGGAFIAVRDRNDRLAEADLAAFDARAAELAKKARGLEAPLACTEAVRNAITLPFDEALAAERQLFLQLVSGDQSRAQRHLFFAEREAAKVPGKDLQRRNIARVGIIGAGTMGGGIAMAFVNGGFPVTLLETSEEALQRGLTTIDKNYAVSVSRGSLTEEAKQQRLGLFKGSTDYADLADCDLIIEAVFEDMAVKREVFGRLDAVAGPGAILATNTSYLDVNAIAASTSRPQDVLGMHFFSPANVMKLLEIVRAEKTAPDALATVTDLARRVGKVAVVVGVCHGFVGNRMLSARGAENEALLLEGATPSQVDKAFTDFGWPMGPFQMGDLAGLDIGWRNRKARGQTAVIADTLCEQGRFGQKTGRGWYRYDGGSREPVADPDVEALIRAKVAELGIAPRAIDAEEIIERTLYPLVNEGAKILEEGIAARASDIDVVWANGYGFPVGKGGPMFWAGLEGAGKIVERLEYWHARTGRLIFEPAPLLRRFAETGRWEG
- a CDS encoding ABC transporter permease, coding for MASVRMLLEKPWLWSFVGALFVWLATVAFTGGYGAGGMVTAALSLAVFTVIVGVGQMFVITLGPGNVDLSLPANIGLASAVAMKVMGGSDSMIIVGLLAALACGAAIGIINYLLIWALRIPPIIATLSASFIIQSVDISYGRGLQIKPPPGFADFTNWQVLGIPVLAMLTVVFTVGAALALQRMIYGRSVLAIGQNIRAAWLAGVNVGRIRFLTYTLCGALGGIDGALLAGYFRGANVDIGNEYLLASIAVVVIGGTSVAGGKANVPGVWGAGLFLVLLLTMLNTFGVSAGVRLVLTGLIIVGVITAAGGEKAVR
- a CDS encoding ABC transporter permease — encoded protein: MTALAPGTVPKSSPRGNAARARMLRGLLPALSLALVLMAIAWLNPRAISYFGFNLMLNLAIPIALATIAQMFVIAGNELDLSIGTFVGFVGCVTATWLRDAPLIGIAVLLGSIGVYALLGALIHLRNLPSIVVTLGMSFVWQGLAILILPKPGGKAPDWLLAILAFKPPYIPFPILAALLIAAVVHFGLMRTSYGVILRGSGGNAAALRRAGWSLLRTKIGLFALTGLFGVLSGMALIGITTSADANIGNGYTLLSIAGVILGGGEFVGGRVSPIGAVLGALTLALAASPLLTFMHIPPDWQVAANGAILIIVLAARVLISRRER